DNA from Jatrophihabitans sp.:
GCGGGCCAGTTGGGACGGCCTGGGACTGCTGGACTCCAGTCAGCCCTGATCAGCCTCGGTCAGCGCAGGCTCTGCCAGAAGTCGAGCAGCGCGCGCAGGGTCGCCCCGGGGTTCTCCACTGCCGGTGAATGCGCCGCGGCGGCGATCACGGCATGAGCGGCGCCGAGCCGGCGAGCCATGTCGGCCTGCACCGTCGGCGTCCAGGCGTCATCGGACTCCCCGTGCAGCACGAGCATCGGCAGGCCGGTCGCGGCGAGTTCGGCGGTGCGGTCGGCGACGGTGCGCAACTCCTGGCCCATGACCTGCAGGCCGACCGGGTCGGTGGCCATGAATCGCGTGCGCAGAAACGCCCGCAGCGCAGGCGATGAGTCCGCGTACTTCGAGTCGGCCTGCGCGCTGAACTCCAACTGGCTCCACAGGCCGGCCATGCCCCGCTCGGCCAGCGCCAGCTCGCCGACGTCGAGCAGGGTCCGCC
Protein-coding regions in this window:
- a CDS encoding alpha/beta hydrolase — its product is MRARFTLPSGSIAALDNSEALPAGPHPVVLLTPGYTGSKEDFRPLLRPLADAGYRAVAIDQRGQFESEWASEPAGYTLQALAEDLCQLAVELAPAESRVHLVGHSFGGLVGRAAVLAKAELFDSFTLMGSGPAAVTGQRRTLLDVGELALAERGMAGLWSQLEFSAQADSKYADSSPALRAFLRTRFMATDPVGLQVMGQELRTVADRTAELAATGLPMLVLHGESDDAWTPTVQADMARRLGAAHAVIAAAAHSPAVENPGATLRALLDFWQSLR